TGCTAATGAAACTCTGTTTTAATTATCACAGCAAACAGTTAAAACCACCAACTTTATTAGGAGGATTTGAATCTTGTTGAGTATTGGTCAGCTCCACTAGAGTAGTGCTGGATCATCCCCATTCCTGTTGGCATTGAGAGTCTGCTTGTGATTGCTTCATTTTGGTTCAAGAACCTACAAAAATCCTCTATTTTAATTGAACCAGATTGATGAGAATATGAAGGAGCCATAGCATTCACCCTTTTCCTGAAAATAGTAAAAGTATATGCACCACTGACTATATCAGATACACTACTATAGTGTCATATTTTCGATTTGCTTCCTAAATGATAGATAGTCTAAGCCTATCTTGACACCTCTATCTAATGGGTCCCAACCTTTTTATTCAGATAGTTTGTCACTTCTGATCCGATTCAATATTAGAGTGTGGTGGGGGTGCTTCAATACCTTACTCTTACATGTCCTAATATTGCCTTTGCAGTCAACCAAGTATGTCCATCATGAATAGGCCTACTTCCATGCATTAGCTTGCAGTCAAGCGTATTATTCGCTACTTGAAGCATACTATCGACTATGGTATTTATTTAACCAAAGGCCCATCCTCTTCTCTTCATACCTGTTCCGATGCCAATTGGGCCAGTGATCCTAATGATCGGCATTCTGTAAGTGGCTTCAATATTTTTCTTGGTCGTAATCTCATATCCTAGAGTTCTAAAAAGTAATACACTGTGGCACATTCAAGTACCGAATCTGAATACAAGAGGCTTGCTAATGCTACTGCTGAATTAATTTGGATTCAATCTTTACTACATGAATTGGGTATCTCACTTTCTCAAGCCTCTATAATTTGGTATAATAATTTATCTGTTATATATCTTACTGTCAATCCCGTGTTTCATACTTGGGCCAAGCATattgaaattaaattttattttgtttgacaGCGAGTAGCTCGGCTTTAACTTCATGTCCAATTCATCTCTTCCAACAACTAACTCGCTAATATATTCACTAAAGGACTTGCCTTCCAACGCTTTCAACAATTGCATTCCAAACTCTCAGTGGTGCCCACCTTAGCTTGTGTTGGGATATTGGCAGTATCTTTATCTTAGCCCCATATCAAGCCTCATATCAAAAATCCATGATTTCAGAAATTTTAAttattgaatttcaaattttgaattttaaattttgaatgacTTAAATTTAAGATTGATCCTAGGGAtccatttattatttttttctatctttGTACCATTCTATTTGTAATCTCTTGTATTCTcaactataaatatatatgatgaGTCCCTCATGAGGTTATTAGAAAAAAATTCtctacaatattttctttctcaCGTATTCTTCTTTCAAAGGTAAAGAAAAGTTTGTGCATGCTTGTGGACCATGAAGGCAGGGTAATTGGTCATCAGTAGGGTCGCAAAGAGATTTGTTTGTCCTACTACTTGAATATAATCAGAATCAAATACAAAATTAAAGACTGATGGAGCGGGTTTGGTCCAAAATTGAAACCTTGCCAAGAAATCGACTCTGGCATATTTAAACATTTTGGGTTCAATATGTGGGTTACCAACCCAACCAAGAAGTTTCCTGATGGTTAGAACAAGAAAGTAATAAATGTTATATGGGGGATTGAAAGTTGTCGGTTTTCAAAGTAATGACAATCTTATTGGAAGAAGTACACTGAATTGAAACACAGTTATTTTGCAAAATCACAAATTATTCGACAAACCTTTATTTGTTTCAGGTAATGGCTTACAGCAAGAACACAATGTGCATAAATGAAGATTTTTGTAGAACTGGAATCTGCACTCTCTAATTAAAATATTGTTCCTCTCTTGAATGGACAAGAGTTGAAGTGTCGTTCTGTGGGCATGGTGGTATACACTCAGTAGTGACAATCCTAATTCATGGTATCTTCATATACCTAAGAAACTCTATTGATAGCTTTCCAAAGTATTCCAATCTGAGGTGTTATTCCAAGAGTTTAAAATAGGTAATTCCTGCAATATTTTTTTCAGACATTGGTGGCCACACACATCATTATTCTTAAGACCAAAAGAATCGTTCCCAGTGTGAGGGATTGACATGTTTCCTGGCATCTACTAGTGAGCTTAGTTACAGTTCTAGCTGCTTAGGGAATGTCTGGCCTGGTAGATTTCACAACATAACTAAGACCTTTCAGTTATTCTTGAGTATTTTAATTATTTCACTAGTTTGTCATTATTTGGCTTCAACGTGCTGTTATTGCCTCATAAGTTTGATTCCATTACAGATGAAGCAATCAAAATGTATGAGGGCCTTCTCGACAGTGATATCGGGATAATTACATCTTTAGTTCTCACTGCATTAGTCAGCAGGAATTTTAGTTTCTCCTTGTTGCTGAACTTGAAGCCGCAACTCTTTTACTGCCATTGGCATTATAATGGTGTGTACCTATAATGGGCATGTCATAATCACAGAGAATCAACTCCCTTCTTTCTACTAAACCAAAACATGGTTGTCATTAGCCTTATCCCATAATGCTCCTATCTTTCTGAGTACAAATCCTCGAAGTTGATCCATGTAGATTTCTTTCTATGGTACCTAATTTAGAAATCCCAATCTTCCTGTAATTTATGTTCTTGTTGACTGGTGCAACAATCAGAACCAGGTTCTGATAAACCTAGAGCATGCAACAAATTGTAAGAACCTATTTCCGGCTAAATCCTGCGACAACAATTGCCGCCTTTTTCGAACTAAAGATCATGAACAGTTTTAACCCTCTAAAAATATAAACTCTGCCACTTCTCTTAGTCATTGTGACACATTTTTAACTGCTTCTTTCTTACGATAATAGAAAACATGATATTAGAGGCAAGCAATTAAAAGCATATACTCTTCACAAATTTCACAGATGATTTTGTTTTTATCCACAATCTGACCAATCCAACTAAATATAAAAGCAATGTTTGTGGAGTTCGTTGCACATGGATTGAATTTACCGTTCACAGCACACATGGGGTTTGCTGCACACAGATTAAAAGTATAGTTCACGATCTCGTGGAGTTCATTGTTGTTTAAAGGCGCCTAGTTTCCGCGCTCCAGGAAAGTGTGCCACAGCTCCATTTGATACAGTTTCCAGCAGTGTTTCATAGTATTCAACCAGTACTTTCCATCCACCGGGACACATGAAGCCATCCGGTGGATCCTTTCTGTTCTGTGCAAGATCTCGCATCTGTATGACCCAACCGAATCATTTTAGTATCATTTGAACAGTCATTTATCACATGTAAACGGTAAGAGTTACCTTTGTGCCAGAAATGAATACAAAATCTTGAGGCCTGTATGGATCGAAGAAATCCATTTTCTGCTTCTTTACGTTGTACGCAGCAACCTGAAGTCATCCGAAAACAATAACCAACCACGCCAAGCCCCAATACATGAAATATTTGATGTTATAATGTTACAATGGGCAAAAAAATGCTGAGGTCATGATCACTACTGACAGATAAGCAGAAAATGGTAATTTGGTAATATACCTAGCAAGATTTCAAAAATGCCGACGTTCCCTAATAATCGAGCTCTTCTTGAAAACCTTAGGTACCATTAAAATGTAAATAATGACCATGATCGACCCCAGACTTGGATGGGATTTCTTTTGGACAATAAAATAGTTGCCATTATAATGGTTGTTATTAGCCTATATAATGGGAAGTAATGGATAATAATGATAAGATAAAAGTGTAATTTGATTATGTCAATACagactaaaatattattatttgaaCTAACAGAAttcaatttaaaaatattattttaagcaGATAAATGATGAAAATATCAGATTGCATCCATCATTCTTATGACAAAACAAATGTTATAATGGGATAGCAGCAAAGTTGTGGCCATTGGCTCAAACGATTCCACCTAAATAACTTAATAGGAAAAGAAAACAATCTAAGAGAATGTTGAGAAACTTGTCAGCTTAGAAATTCCATTAGACTTGAGAATCAAATAGGACTATTTGCAAATTTATTTGTAAACTTGAGGAAATCAAGACTCCAATAATGTTAATATGTACTACTATTCAAACTTCtacaagtctctctctctctatctatctatctcgcCCCACCCACCCCACCCCCAACTTTGAGAAAGAGAGTCGAAATTGGATACTGATCCAATtgaaaaagattgcataaaaccATCGAGGTATGTCACCATTTCCTGCATCCAATTCTACGCATACACATAAAGCAAAACATTACATAGAATGCACATGCAAACTGTCTTGGATGTCTGAATTGCAAGTCTTAGACTGGAAAAATCTTAACGTGTCAGTCAGCATACCTTGAATGGAAGAATGTTCAGCTTCTCAAGTCCTGGAGCCATACTCAGAACTTTCTTTCCATGATCAGCATCATAGAGGTCCCTGTCTTCTTTTGGGTGCTTCATACCGGCTGGGTCTCTGCCCACAATGTAGAAGTTTGCACCAGCATTTATCCGAGACTTTGCATGCCACTGCACCTCAGTCGGACCAGCATAATGCATGGGAGAGGGAAAGATTGCAACTACTGTTGTCTCTGGGTCAAGAACACCCTCCTCAAGGACCTGTAATAAACCAGGGGAAAGAAAAACAATTTTTAGTTCTCACGAACTAACCAAAAGCATCCAGATGAACATGcaggctttaaaaaaaaaaaacaaaggaaggaagaaaaggattACTCAGAATTTCAATTACATGTTATTGGGTTAACAAAATTCGGTCAACCAAATAAATGTCAATTTTGATGCAGCAATGAGATGAATAATAAGAGCTTAACGCTATAAATTGCTATTACTACAAGAGATAAGTATCTGATAATATAATGAGTAAGAACcttttcatgttgcttcattctCCAACTAAGTGGTACATCATCTGCTTTGGTGAAGCCCCCCAGAGGATGAAGCAACAGAATTGGGTTTCTGTAGCCCATTTCTAGAAGACGTTTACGTGTGTCTGTCATGAGCAAAGCATGCCCATTATGTACAGGATTACGAAGCTGGAAAGCAAACACTGCATCAGCATTGcgtctcaaaaattcttcacgaAGTTCTACAGGTGACAGCCGATACTGATCAAGACCATCATTGTACTTGATTGGCTCTATAACTTCCAAATCTCCTCCAATTAGCCAGTTTCCAGCATTTTTAATAGCTTCCTTAATATATGGCAAGCCTTCAGCAGTTGTTCCCCAAGTTCTTGCAATTCGTTCTTCTTTGTTATGCTTATAGATCTCAATGCTGAAAACGAAAATAGCTATAAACATAAGCTAAAAATTTATAATGAGATTAACGAAAAACATTAGTTAAATCTTAACACATTTCACACACCTGCAAACATGAAgatattatagaaaattatgATGTTATTTCAACTAAGAGGGTGAGCCTTGGCGCAacagtaaggttgctccattatgaCCTGAGTATCAAGGGTTTGAAGCACAGAACCAGCCTCTCTACTCATGAGGGTAAGGCTGCATACATCCAACCGACCACAGACCCCACAATAGCAAGAGCCTCGTGCAGCCTGATACACTGTCTGAAATCTTGGCAATTGTTATAGTTTATCAATGTAACAGGTAGTTTTTCTGGAAGGATCTGCTTTTCATTGCGATAATGTCAATGCTGCAGAATGGGGGAGACACGCAGACCAAGTATcctctttttcatctttttttttctggacTCATGCCTAGCACGAAACTCATACATTCACAACCGTTGCTCTAGAAAGAAAAGTTCCATGACCATTCCCAATGAAAAGGCATAGAAACAAATGTCTAAAACAAAAGTAATTGGAACCCTGGATGTCTTGGGGGGAAATTACAGCAAGAAACCAGGCAAACcgataataaaacatatactccAGGCTACAAAGGGAACGAAGCATGTCATGCTTACATGTTTGACAAATAAAGCCAAGTTAGACTCATGTATGACctaaatctttaatgaattataggaAACCACCATTAGGGTCCTATCAGATATCTAGAATCATGTCATCgattgaaaacaacaagttagataTAAGGACTAACCAGTATGGGAAAGAAAAGgacatgacaaaaggaaagatgAAGTAGCAGAGAAAGGGAAGACTTTAAAATTAGCTGCCACTGAGTAAATAAAACAGACCAGTGTTGGTGAAGCTTTCATAATCTTAAAGTCACTATATCTTGGCTTAATTAAGTTTACTAagtttacttctttttttttttgagaaaaagaagGGTTGAGATGCCCACCCTAATTTCATTAAGATGATAAAATGGTAGTACAGATATCAGTTTATCAAGTTTACGAAGTCAATGATTGAAGAATTATATTTGAAACAAACTAGGTAAAAATGAACACTAGATATTTAAACCAAATGAACCCACAATCCAAGATGAATTTGAACTGATATCTTCAAACATGTTACAAGATAAGCATATCAAACATTAACAAGGATTTCTCATAATATACAACTTGTCGATGCTTCAAACTTAGATATGCATAATACAAGATTGATCCGATCGGGGAGAAGGAAGAATTCGTTCAACCCGTCAACTCagatctctcaaaaaaaaattagaagaggATGGAAGGAATCTTGAAAGTAAGGTTTATGAcccattttctttcattaactcTCCACATCTCCTAAACTGAGGTACATAGCTCCTATTTATAATTGTAGCGAGGTTCTCCCCTTTTCATAATTTGGGTTGGATTCCTTTCCTAGTTCGAATAGGACTAGGtatcttaaaataaatataattaatagaaaaaattttaaaaaaagctaaaattcttGAAGAGGTAGACCTCaacttctacatcaactcttCCTTCTATTGCTCCGCTTGATTCTTCTCGGATAAAAAGCTATGCCCGATCAAAgtcttacccaaaaaaaaagaattagttTGACTAGCCTGTTTCAGGGCCTAAACGATGGAATTTCAATTTGATTCCACCCAGGGGGTTGGCCAAAAGTTGTAGATCTTGAAAAGCTACTCAATTTCAAGAACAAAGATCATCTCAATCGAGCATTGTATGACCAAGTTATAACCTTCGGAAATTTGGCTTGTAACTTAGCTGGCAGATCTAGCTTTTGGATCCTATCCATTCCTGTTCGTAGTGACCAAAATGTTTCACATCGAGCTTGGTTATCTCCTTCAATTTTCGTAATAGCCAAAGTAATCcacatcgagtttggtgattattctagatatctGTAGTGGCCAAAGTACTCCACATCAAATCTAGTAATTCTCCTGAATACTCGTAGTAGCTAAAGTGTTCcacatcgagtttggtgatcctCTTGGATCcgtagtggccaaagtgatccatatcaagtttgatgattctcctagATACGCGTAGTGGTTGAAGTGGTCCATATTGAGTTTGGTGATGCTCCTATATCAAAACTTTCCTTGTTTAGGAGATTTAGCTCCTGCTAAATCAAAACTGAAGATGGAGAAACGCCTGCTTTCCTGTCTCATAGTTGAACCACTAAGTTTTGCTCGGAGACAGAGTTGGTGCTTGTGTTGAATGCATTGCCAATCGAGACACGATCTTGATGAGTTGGGCTATCTTCTCCTCTAATTGTGTGAGGCGTTCGATCGTCTCACCATCTATTGAAGTAGAACTAATAGTCATACTCATCGTTATCCTTCAATGTACTTCAAGCACAGATCGTCCTTCTTCTGATTGCTTGTACCGTTCGTGCATTTGGATCATACGCTAAAACTCCCATAGATGTAGAGGACCAAAGCTCTAAATACCAACTTGATCTGATCAGATCAAATTGGAATTCCACCAAGTAAGAGCATGACTCTAATACCACTTGATTCGatcggaaagaagaaagaatttcTTCTACCCACTTAACTCggatctctcaaaaaaaaattgaagatggAAGGAATCTTGAAAGTAGGACTTAagtctctttttctttcattgattctCCACACCTCCTAAACTAAGATACATAGCCCCTATTTATAATACTAGCTAGGTTCCCCTTTCAAAATTTGGGTTCGATTCTTTTTCTATTCAAATAGGACTAGGTaccctaaaataaatatgactagtagaaatattttagaaaaagctaaaatttaaaaatattctaaaaaaaatttaaaatttttaaagagatagatctcgacttctacatcaactctgCCTTCTGTCGCTCTGCCTAATTCTTCTCGGATAGAAATCTATGCCCGATTAAAATCTTATCCGAAAAGAAAACTATCGGTTTGATCAGCCTTTTTTGGAGCCTAAATAATAGAATTTCATACCGATTCAACTTTGGGGGTTGGCCAAAAGTTATAGATCATAAAAAGCTgcccaatttttttaaaaaaaatattatctcaATCGGGCATTATATGACCAAGTTGACCTCCAAAAGTTTGGCTCGTGATTTGGCTTTCTAATGTGGCGGATTTCGCTCCTAGATTTTATCCAGCCCTGCTCGTAGTAGCCAAAGTATTCTACATCGAGTTTGGTGATTCCTTCCGATAGTCGTAGTGGCCAATATGATCCGCATCGAGTCTGATGATCATCCTAAATATTCATAATGGCCAAAGTAGTCCACATCAAGTCTAATGATCCTTCTAAATACTCGTAGTAACCAAAGTATTCCACATTGATTTTGGTGATCCCTTGGGATATTCGTCGTAGCCAAAGTGATCCATATCGAGTCTAGTAACCCTTCTGGATACTTCTAGTGGCCAACTGGCACATATCGAGTCTGATGATTCTCCTAGATCAAAGATTGATTAATTTCAAATCACAACAAAATGAAACATTTGACGTAGAACATTTTATTAAATACAACCCATACTTCAATGTTAACTTGATATACATGACTCCTATGCATCATTCAGTTATTATTTGAATTGGTGCAATTCATGACCCTTAAGTCATGATTGACCACATACCAATTAGTTTGTCAAAGACAACTTTCCAATTACGTGTTAAAACATAGGTTTCCAAAATCCACATTGACAAGTGAATATTTTTTCTCAACATTATAATCGCATTCTACTAAtgtcaacattttttttaatagcaATGAATACATTaaagatattattcaagaatGAAATCACCAAAATAAGCTACACAGAAACCAGAAGTCTACACTATGATCATAAACCACAACAATCAATGCAAGCTATAGCATATCAGCCAAACTTAAGTACTAccaaacatgaaacagaaatgtCCCACCGACATCTGTGGATTTCCCAGCAATAAGAATCCCAACAAAGCCCTTGCGTACATTGGAAACCAATTATAAGCGTTATTACTGAATCAATCCGAAACATCAACCATTACAGTTACCAGAGAAGCTGAAGTAACTAAAGCAAGAAGGAAGCTCAATtttacaacaacaacaacaacaaaatccTATCAACATCTTAACATCAATGAGttgaataaataaagaaaaaactaGTCATCACTTAAGCAGTAGAAATCATGAAAACCATCCATaagcataaaaaataaaacGGCAGTAAGCCCACTATTCAGCTATTCTCATAGCTAAAAACATAATTTTGCACTGTATAAGCTATTTATGAACATAAGAAAGGCCATACAGATTAGTTAGAACACTGGCACTAGAAAACAACAAAAAGGAGAGAATTTTACGAAGAAAAAAGGCAACAAAAATCTCTTACTCGCTTAAGATGGCGACCAGCTTGTTGTTGGCATCAACGAGAGCGACCTTGCGCTGGTTCCCGATGGCCTTCTTCTGGGCGTCGTCGATAGCGAGCACGATGGGGATCGACATGTTGACGACCGACCCGTCAGGGAGGCGGAGCGAGTTGAAATGAAGTGCTTGGAGGAACTCGGATTCCCTCATGAACCCTTGGAGGGGGCTCGCCCACCCCTCGCTGAGCACATGAACCCACTCGAGATCGACCCGCGAGAGCCTGACCTTGGGAAGCGCCGCCGCCTCCCTCCGCCGGCCCTCCCTCGCCGGACCCGCAGGCACCACCAGGTTCACCAGCTGCCCCTCGTCGGGCTCGATGAGGCCGCACGCAATTCGGCGGCTCCGGATGGCCCT
This portion of the Phoenix dactylifera cultivar Barhee BC4 chromosome 11, palm_55x_up_171113_PBpolish2nd_filt_p, whole genome shotgun sequence genome encodes:
- the LOC103716358 gene encoding ATP sulfurylase 1, chloroplastic, with amino-acid sequence MASMVTFLAKTPIPTTPFPNTLKSDPFPRSRLSFPLFAAPRRAARAIRSRRIACGLIEPDEGQLVNLVVPAGPAREGRRREAAALPKVRLSRVDLEWVHVLSEGWASPLQGFMRESEFLQALHFNSLRLPDGSVVNMSIPIVLAIDDAQKKAIGNQRKVALVDANNKLVAILSDIEIYKHNKEERIARTWGTTAEGLPYIKEAIKNAGNWLIGGDLEVIEPIKYNDGLDQYRLSPVELREEFLRRNADAVFAFQLRNPVHNGHALLMTDTRKRLLEMGYRNPILLLHPLGGFTKADDVPLSWRMKQHEKVLEEGVLDPETTVVAIFPSPMHYAGPTEVQWHAKSRINAGANFYIVGRDPAGMKHPKEDRDLYDADHGKKVLSMAPGLEKLNILPFKVAAYNVKKQKMDFFDPYRPQDFVFISGTKMRDLAQNRKDPPDGFMCPGGWKVLVEYYETLLETVSNGAVAHFPGARKLGAFKQQ